The sequence AACTATCTTTTGGATTTATTAATGAATCTGCTAACCTACATGACACCAAATATGAATTTAGTGAAACATAAATAAATCATCTTCCAGATTTCAATTGAAGAGATTAAAGATTTACCTTATCTTCCAAAGATTTATCTTGAAAGCTCATATGCTTATGAACTTGTAATTTAACTATAGCAACTCTTGCAAGCTTCACATTGCTCATAATGTTAGATCTTAACGTTGTCAGCGTTCCTGATTGAAGGTCGGGATAAGTGATGTACAAATATTTTGTTATTGCTTGTTTGAGGACCAAATGACCAAAGAACACCGTCAACTTATGAGACTTCAGATCTGTTAATTTAATGAGTTCCTTACATGCATTGCAACATTTGGAAAAGTTGAGAGTTACTCTCTCTAAAATCTTACAGTATGAATCTACCAGAAAATTTCTACTCTTGAATTTGTAGTTTAATTTTTCTTCTATCTCGTCCAGTACAATAGACTCATATGAAGGGGTAAGGAGTTGGCAGGTTAAATTCTGATTCACTTTTGTCACTTCATTGCAGTCACACTTTGCTGACTTTAGTTTTGGTTTTGAACCGTCACAAGGATTTACGGAATGCTCAAGTGTTTCTTCAAGTACCTCACTTTCGCTTGGAGAATGATTAATTGTAGAAATATTTCCTTTGGTACTATGTTCTTTGCACGAACTCTTCTGACCTTCCATCTCATCTCGAGGTGTTTCCCTAATTAGTAATGGATTTAACAAAGGCCGAAAGACCTGTAAAGCATGGCAGCCAAAATTGCATAGTTAGTTTTCTTTATATGTACTACAGTACTATATTTCTATATAGAGATAAAAAAATTGGATTTTCTTAATTCCTCATAAGTTCTTCATTATTTTAACTAATAAAACTTTCTAGGAAAGCTAACTCCCTGGTTAAAAATTAAAACAGAGAAAATAATTTAGTAGTCTTCATATGAAAACTCGCTATCGACATACACAGTACCAGATAAGGATTCAATAATATTAGCAAGAACCGTTGGAGGCTTTACATTATCATCCGATTCGGacttgtctatcatatcttgaaagcattttatagACTGCGGATACACATTAATTGACCATTAAAAATCAATACCCATTAATCAAGGAGTTTCAAATAGTATCAATCTAACTAGCTTACCCTTTGAGAGGCTTATTTAACAGAATGTTGTGAAACCCATACTTCAAAGCAACTCTTCTAAGAAGACCATTCTCCATATTTTTTTGAAAAGACACGATCGATggttttttattttcattctcaCAAGAGCTGTGCATGTTTATTGCAATCACAAACTCTAATACTGCGTCACCAATGAATTTTAACCGGTGGTAGGATCCTCCTAGTGCTTCTTGTAATAATAAATCTTTGTTAGTGAAGCTGTAAATGTAAAATGGATTCTAACTCAAATATACAGTTGAAAACTTTTCCTCTTTTTCTATGTGTAGATTCCAGATCTGCTTcaacttttcctctcttttctatgtgtagattCCAGATCTGATGGCAAAGAGTTGCAGATCCTAAAAGTGTAGGTAGAGATCCATAGTTCTAAATTCAAAACATGAAAAAAACCTTGGTGACTATCAACTACCTACAGTTTCCAACAATTTTTTAGAGAATTTTTTGGAGGGCTATCTCTAGAGAATTCTGATCTGAAATCCCCACTTCAAATTTGACTTAGACACCCCAGGTTAGTGGTGCCTACTGACAGACACACTATTTTTGTCTTCATAATTCAAAGCGGGTTTTGAATAATTTCATAAGTTTAAAATTGGAAATATACACCAAAGACGCAATCAAGAAACCTATTCAAGTTAGTCTAACATATGCATCCATTTTTTAAACATCAACGATGAATGATAAAATGTAGAAGAAACATTTACCCTTTTGATGAAACTTCCAATAAATTCCCACCTCATAACGACGTTGGAGATTATATTAACTGTAGTCTCCTTTAACTCCCTCTTGAATTCATGTTCTATCTTAATCTGTGGTATAAAATGATATACAATAATTTTTACAATAAAAAATCTCCAAAGATCATCTCTTCTAAGGATTAGTGGTTAGATTGTAGTTatgtatttaaataaaaattattattttcttatgcATCATTTATAAAACATGGTTTATTTTCGTCGTCCATCTCAAAGCCATAATCAGTAAGAACATTCAAAGCTAAATTAGCCTCCCAATATATATTGGGTTGCGGAGGAGTTTAAATTGTTGATGAATGCATTCCCTACAAAGGTTATTTATTTTCTAGCTACTGGCATGTCATTGCTAATTGAATTTATAATTTCCATCAAATCTCCTTTAATTTCTACTTTTCTCAATTTCAGTTGACCACCGTTATTATTTGCTCCTCATTTAATTTTAGAGCCTCTCAAGTACAATCAAGATTCAATTTGGTCCATCAACAAGGAAAATATTgctattttatttcttttctactATTGATTGTGAAAATAACTTTGTGATcccattaaaaaaaattcaaaattaattaatttattattatttaattataataaattaatatatacaATTATTTTAGGTTAGATACTATAGATTTATTTTATGAGCTGAGGGTTCTTTCCTCttgtatgctctttgaatcctgtataaaaaataaaaaatactaataaaaaagtttagtagaATAGtaaacttttattgaaaaaaaaaaatatatacaattatTTTAATTATCGGCAAAACCCTAGTTCTGAAATTACTATCGATGATTTTGGCTTTCGCATGCCTCTATAATTTGCCGCACACTTCACTATTTTCTGCGCTTGCTTGAGTCCGCCCGATTGCATcagattgtttgggaagggaatttTTTTGATCACAAGGAGATTGCGAGCAAAAGGCTGGAGCGAACATTAGTGTTGGAGGAGTTTCTGCAGAAGGCCGGAGGCTTCAGTTTTATCGATGGAGGAATTTCCATGCAGCTGGAGAGTCAGGGCGCAGATCTCAATGATCCACTTAGGAGCACTAAAATTACAACTCCTCAACTCATCCGTCAGAGGCCTGTCTAGGGTTCACAACAATTAGAAAAAATCAGTGTTATTGTTGCCAGTCTGTGGAAGGAGCCAATAGAGGCCAGATTGCGCAGCTAAGTATTGAAGAGGCATCGAGTCAAAAATAAAATGCATTTTGAGTGTTTTTGTTTGGAGCCGCCAAAGTAAATACAAAATTAAGAGTCATCGATTGCTGAAGTCCGCCAAATTGACAGAGGCAGAGATCAAAAGACCGTGGTTGTAGATATTGATGATGTTCGTCAGATAACACTATGTAGCATACGGTTCGTGTAGTCATTGACCAGAGCGAACAAAGAAGTGTGGAATCGCTTATTGGCGAAGAGATCTTTCAGATTTTAAAAGTTCTTTGTATGGACGAATCTAGGGTTATTGGCGCGTGGGCTGATGTGGGCTGGGAAGATCAGCCGCATGTCCCACAGCTGGTCTTCATGAAGGGCAAATGGGTAGATATGGCAGTGCAGAATTGGTTGAGGGCAGACTTACGAAATTTCAAACCGGTCTCCAAGTATTTTTGGGGTTTTTTCAGAGGTCCAAGCAATGGAAATTGACAGAGAATGGACAGATCTGGTGAAGGGCATCAACGATTTTTGGATCGTAGGCATTTTGGTCAGGACCCGCGGCAAAAGTTTATCCCAAATCATTTTAAGGGGCTTCTGGGTAAACGATTTACAGAGGTGGGAGGAAAACCGTCCTATGCGAAAGTTGTGAAGTTTTCATTTGTAAATGAGGCAATTAGGGCTTCTCGGCTGAACATTGGTGAAAAGATGATGGACAAACAATCTAACAGTAGCCCACTTGAGTTATCTTCGTCACATCAAAGGGGGGATAAGGTAAGGGAATCTTCGACATCAGGAAAAGATgataaggtaagtgaaaatcaaaCCGGCTCTGATTTAGGAGGTGGGTCTTCACAGGTATGGGCTCCTGttccatgcattgatttacttgattctGTTGTCGATTTGAAAGCTCATTGTTTGCATACACATGCTATTGCTGGGGAAATATGGGGCGGtgcaactagtttatctaaatttcatcataTATTGCAGAAAAAGTGGTCTGATATACGTTATTTTCAATTACtctcaactcttcttctgttagggatgaagttttaaaatcttcacattattggtttggtaaaaatttagtgtttgtttcggcttggaaaccattttatgtccctacttggtcaagctttaaattagttcctttctggtttggcttgcccaaattaccatttgaatttatggatccagaggttttggaacaaattggtaatacttgtggttctttcttatcatcaagatttgattttgtggagggggaagttttggtaaaaatttgtgtctTGACTAATCATAATAATGTTTGCCCTCGAACCTGTATCATTAAATCTCATGAGGGTATCTggaaacaaccaattaataagttggagaaagactttggtaaaacttccttgcaattggatgctcctttgcttatggattttttgaaatcctctattttGGATAAGGCAGAACATTGCTTGGGTAGTAACGATAATCCATTTCTGGATAAACTATTTGTTAATGGTTCCACTGGGAAACCTCCCGCTACTTTTGAGGTTAACTAGGCTATTAGGGATGTTGGGAAGTGAgaggtttatgttgtgtctcaCGATCCGGACTCTGTAGGGATTTTTGTAAGTAAGGGTAAGACAGTAGCTCACCAGAATATTGTGGTTTCGGGGGACAACAATGTGGATGATCTActtccaaatctcactacctcgaattccttggataagtcactaaatgatggtggtgggaatcCTGTCTATCCTGTGAATTCAAAAGAATACTTAGAAAGTTGTCAGGGGATTGGTTAGTTTTTTGCAAAGAATGATGGGGTTGTTTCAGAGTCTAATGTAGGGGTTCCTTCTCTAGGGTTTCCTGATGATGCTATCCTTTCTTaacaagtcaaagaattggtgtctaattcttcgcagcatgttgatgtggatttggatAATAACgccaccttaggaaataatattcagttgggggacattcctgttattgtgctagatgaaaatctggttcaccaagtaaatgatctttttaaagatcatgagcatcagatggatgaggacattacgaatagggttatctgttccattgagaatgacttggggggaattaaattgacccttcctatttctgcatctgctaacccttttgagattttggcctcatcagaagtggacatcatagataatttagccatgacttctcctaagtcaagtaagagtttaccaattgttcaaactactctaattagggcttcatctgtggcttctcctggtaggggtaggcctccaaagaatcaaaagactcaattagaaattgatgctgggattcagcagactttgtctctttctcctagtgttgggaaagggaagcattcATTTTCTCTTGGTGACGTtatgaaaggaagtggtactcctaagggaaagaggagtaagaggtctattatcaGTCCTCCTATGACTAGGTCGGGGGCGGTGAACCATAATCTTCAAAGCAATTTTGGAGAAGGAAAGTCTTCTTcatctaaaggaaagaggggagcctcggtctcccctcgagagcaatgagaattatatctcggaatgttaggggcttaaatgcccctaacaagaggcgcttaattaagtcccagatggacttagttaagtgtgatattttcatgttgcaagagacaaaattgtcaaaggagtttgctgatttggttttttcttcttggagaaagtgggaattcctctcctctccagcttgtggtgcatcagggggtttggcattgctttggaataactataacattgaggttgagcttgttgcttctactgtaaactggatgttggccttagttaaaagaaagctttcgaaggttaagttttggctttttaatatttatgctccttctggtattcaaaggaagactaaattatggggataacttaagaggatttcctcccctttaaggcatggtccctttataatctttgggggggattttaatgctatcactgacttgggagaaaagaaaggaggtattcttcctaataaaaaaattatggaagagtttgggatgttcattaaggacatgcatctttttgattgtcagtttcagaatgggattttcacatggacaaatatgcgaagagatttttctcagattgcgaaAAGGCTAGACCGATTTTTGTTATCAGATTTTTGGATTGATtcagaatttgaatttttttcctctattcttccagtttgggggtcagatcattttccaatttctctatcaattctagaagataaagctccttttaagtcaccttttaaatttaaacctatgtggtttagagattcttccttttttcctttgctcaaaaaatggtggagttctgctccttattgctctggatcctgaatgtttcagattgctaagaagttgagatttttgaaatttaatattagagaatggaatatattGCATTTTAAGAGCATCTTTCAGGAAAAATAGAGGATTCGAGATATGATTGAATGttttaattcacatgtgattcaacatggtatggcgcctcttgtttttgatgagctaaaattgctaaaagcagagcttgaagaagttttgtctagagaagaaatctattggagacagaaatcgagggagatctggctttcagatggtgatagaaatacaaaattttttcactcttcaacaaaaattaagagaagtagaaataggatatcttgtattgagtgtccaaatggtagacttttaacagaacaggaggatattgctttagaggcagttaggttttgtaagtcactattgtcttcagagcatggagatcttcataataacatttcttctaatattccttctttggtatcttcggaagataataaattgttgatgtctcctttttctttggatgaagttaagaatgctgtttttgcaatgaaccctgataaggcttCGGGACCGGAtggatttactcctttattttttcagaaatgctgggattttgtgggaaatgatgttttattggcccttaaggaagctagaaggaataggtctgtTTTGAAGGAGCTCAATACtaaaatgattgcaattattccttaaaaaagaggttaccaagacatttgctAATTATCGTCCTagtgctttatgtaatactttgtacaagatttttaccaaggctatttctttaaggttggctaaaattctgcctaggatcatttctttagaacaaggtggttttgttctaggaagggagacgacagagggagctatagtggcgcatgaggttttgcattctatttctacttaGAGAATCTTGGctatgatcctcaaattagatatgatgaaagcatatgatagagtagaatggggggcattgtgtgttgttctacttaaattgggcttttccaaggcatgggtcaaatggattcatgcttgtatttcttctgcaaggttctcaATTCTAATTAATGGctttccttgtggttttttctcctcttctaggagTTTGAGGCAGGAGGATCTtctgtctcctttcttgttcattcttctagctgaaatgttcagttgggctataagagcTGCTAAGttgggagggctttggaagggaattaggattcataatgttccacaaagaatttcgcattgcttgtttgcagatgataccttgttatttggtcaggcctatttgggtgaggcaagagtgataaaggggataatatagaattatgcatccttttttggttagagagtcaatgttgataagtcaaagatttttttccttcatgcttcacaattggttcaggatagattgaagattttttggggatttgcatatagaaatcttccttgttcttatcttggtatacctttcttcattaagaaggatagagttgagttttgggataagatcatttcagttatctctagaaggatcctatcctggaatcatagatggttatctttggctggtaagattgttcttattaagtctatCCTAAATggtgttcctatttatctcatgtctattttgcagtCTCCGAAAGCggttcttgttagtttgcaagatactcttaggtttttcctttggagtaataataaagaacgtaagaagaaaatccctctggtagcatgggataaagtttgtttgcctaaaaaccttgggggcacaggcaTTAAGAGTCTAgaaagtcagaatttagccttaggtgctaagttggtttggaaattgtatgagagaccattctccttttgggcacaaattatgtttgctaaatatttaaataacggaccaagagagtatgtttttcaagtttctaatttactgTCTGGTTCAACTATTTGGatttttctatgtaaatgtagatcagtgattttgcctcatctcatggattgttcataatggtagaaaggtcaggttttgggaggaagtttggaatggacatccccctttggtgaactcaagggattggtctcctttaatttccactctttcttccctttggggtgtctttgtggttgattattttgaaattgagtatagtgggaatcttaaggtggcaaaatggaaatcaattgagtttttagatattgatcaaaatgtgaaattggaatatggaAAGAAgttgggggagagagtaataattctttctgatgctgacgattagcttatctggacaaggaatatctcttgtaagtacacagttaaggatggctataattctctcttggttgctaaagatttatctacttggccatacaagctgttttggcatatggcttgcctcccaaaggctggtgcttttgcttggttagcagtgtAGGACAGGGTCCTTATCggaatgaggttggataggttgggtattacgacagtattttcttgtgtcttttgtaataaaaatttagaatcctttgAACACTTGTTTCTTCACTTTGATTTTGCCTATGGttgctggcagtggttgtttgaaaagcttaatctatcctttgttattggtaaggatctcctttcccactttagagcctggcctctcctgtttgcctcatctttctatgcatgtctttggattatttctccatctattgtgatttggaatatttggttagggcgtaataataggatttttaaacaaacaagttcttccttggctgaggttttattgaggattgaatcttccatctctgaagttgctttgtcttttatctataagaatttggaaacccttacctctttttctcattgggatggtagggtaacttgAGTTTAGAGAATGTTAttagtcttaccttctcatggatctattttaaataagactaattctataagtaagagaaatttggCTTGCTAGAAACCTCCTCCGCAAGgacactttaaattgaattttgacggtGCTTCTCGTGGGAAACCTGGCCTGGCAGGGGCAAATAtgataatttatgatcataaggtaagatttgttcAGGCTCATTGTCATgcaattggtttcaagtctaacaattgtgcagaattttttgctttgtcctttggtttggatatggctatatctttgggaattaaggacttgataattgagggtgattctatggttattattcaaagtgtcatgaaaaagaagttgaattgttggcaattaccatatctacttgatcatatttttcaaaaattagatttttttgattcctttttgatttcccactgttatagggaagtgaataagattgtagatttcttggctaacttagccattgacagtgaagctaatatgcgagaggtaagtgtggatgagatcccttccttagttgtggaatatttgaagtaaagaagggcatagttggagtgttcatcaacctccttatttggtgtggcttttctttggtgtgggttctgctatgcttgatcacaatgttttttttgacagggtctctgattatggtttcatttctgctatgtggtatcattctaaccagtggtttggaagattgtgtttcatagacaagggtggttcagactggtgttttttggcagcaatggatatgcatccctCGGTGATCATaatttaatcttccttctatatgcttctgttgacggcttcctttatatctaatgtagcttatgtaattgggatgggtttttgatgtactatgccaatgggcatttggtattgggtagaataggcttgtgttacttaagcaatactgaagggttttcttactggttctttcccttcagtgctttttgaaccagacactgtaaaaaaaacttttaaaatttaatatagtttagtggttctatccacttttatcaaaaaaataaaataaaattattttaattatcattAAAAAATTAGTTTTATCTATCTTTTACGCAAAGAAAGagatttaaataatattaactTTAATATTTAAACACATTTGAAGTATCAAAATAAACGCCTCTGAAATAGTATCTCTTTAACTGTATTTTAAATGTCCTAACTTTCGATTCATATATTCCAAAGCTCTTGACAATGTGAAGATCAAGTAGTAAAAATATCAGGAAGGTTAATGTATAGTATTACTAATAGTACTAAGACGACTAAACCCTACGTGGATGAACTCGTGACAAGACATAATTAGAAAGGCACTTAAATCCCTTCCGTAATTTCGCCAAAAGTAACGTCAGAAAAAAATGGAGGAGGTGAGATAAGTCTGTTTGTTTAGTTCTCAAAAAAATCGTCCATTGAAATGAAAGCCAATTAAACCACAAGATGAAAAGTTTGTTGCAGTGATTAATAACGTAATTAAATATTAATGCCGTATGGTCTTAGAATAAATGAAAGTTAGGGATAAACATTCAACCTATCAGATTTCATAGAGTTGTGGCTATCCACTCACCAGTCTCTTTTCACTGgatatcttctctcttgattttgCTTTTAAATATTCAAGAGCGCTTCTTGCAGCAATACTCTttgccaattttttatttttatttccccCCCTTCTAACCATCTTATCATCTATAAATACTTCCACAGCTATCATTTCCTCAGAGATTTTGAACTTATGGTCTTTATACTCAACGCAGTGCGCATTTTTCTCACGTAAATCGTCAAGTTCTTCCACAGGATGCTTCTCAAATGTCTCCACAGTTGCCAATGGTTCTAACAAAATCTTGAATTTCTACAAATCAATAGTTTTAAAGTTATTCAGAAAATATTTCTTTAGGTGAATGAAACTATTAGAAAAACCGCATGTAAAGATTTGCtatgaaatataaatttagaagtaATCCAGTAAAGTTGATGGATGATGGAAGACATGCAAGCAAGAGCTTAAACTTGTtgcattcaacaatatggcatagtTATATTGTTTACCTAAGCGATTACCCACCTAAATAGAAAGCATCAGCTGTTTACTTGTAAGCCACAAGAGGCGGCCAAAAATAAATGAAAGCCCTTCAATTGGATACTGTAAAAAACACcatttctatatttttttatcaaaaaataggAAAAGGGAATTATGTTCACTTATTACCTGCCAAACTCTTTCCATAGCATAGCTGTTGCTCTCCAACAACACACCACTGCTATCAAGAAACATTGCACCAGTAATCGATTTAACTATATTGCACAAAATTAACGGTGGGCTCACATCCTCACAATTGTCATTGATATCTTCAATCAATCTCATCACCTACATTACAGAAAATATGAATAAGGGTGGGTTTTTCTCCCTACAACTATCTTTGATTTATTAATGAATTTGTTGACCTACATGACACCAAATATGAATTTGCTGAAATATAAATCAATCATTTTCCAGATTTTATTTAAAGAGATTAAAGAGTTACCTTATCTCCTAAAGATTTATCTGGAAAGCTGAGATGCTTATGAACTTGTAATTTAACTATAGCAACTCTTGCAAGCTTCACATTGCTCATAATGTCAGAGCTTGAAGTGGTCAGCATTCCTGGTTGAAGGTCGGGATAAGTGATGTACAAATATTTTGTTAGTGCTTGATTGAGGACCAAATGCCCAAAGAAGTCCATCAACTTATGAGACTTCAAACCTGTTAATTCAATGAGTTCCTTGCATGCATTGCAACATTTGGAAAAGTTGAAAGTCAGTATTTCTAAACTCTTACAGTATGAATCTACCAGAAAATTTCTATACTTGAATTTATAGTTTAATTTTTCTTCCATCTCATCCAATACATTAGACTTATATGAAGGGGTAAGGAGTTTGGCAGGTTAAATTCTTAATCACTTTTCTCACTTCATTGCAGTCACACTTTGCTGACTTTAGTTTTGGTTTTGAACTGTCACGAGGATTTATGGAATGCTTAAGTCTTTCTTCAAGTACCTCACTTTCGCTTGGAGAACGATTAATAGAAGATATATTCCCTTTGGTACAATGTTCTCTGCACGAACTCTTCTGACCTTCCATCTCATCTTGAGTTGTTTCCCTAATTAGTAATGGATTCAACAAAGGCCGAAAGACCTGTAAAGCATGGCAGCCAAAACTGCCATAGTTAGTTTTCTTTATATGTACTACAGTACTATATTTCTatataaagataaaaaaaattgcattttcctaACTCCTCGTAACTACTTCTATTGAAAATTTCAAGTTTAGCTACCACCGTGGTTAAAAATATAAAACAGAGAAAATAATTTATTAGTCTCACCTCCCAAACTTTTTCATATGAAAACTCACTATCCACATACACAGCACCAGCTAAGGATTCAATAATATTAGCAAGAACCTTTGGAGGCTTGACATTTTCATCCGATTCGGACCTGTCTAGCATATCTTCAAAGCATTTTATACACTGCGAAAACACATTACATGATCATTAAAAATCAGTACTCATTAAACAAGGAGTTTCAAATAGTATCAATCTAACCAGCTTACCCTATCTTTTAGAGGCTTATTTAACAGAATGTTGTGAAACCCATGTTTTAAAGCTACTCTTCCAAGAACACCATTCTCCACATTTTTTTGAACAGACCTGATCAATGACTTTTTATCTGCATTCTCACAAGTTCTGTATATATTTATTGCAATCACAAACTCTAGTATTGCATCACCAAAGAATTCTAAGCGGTGGTAGGATGTTCCTAGTGCTTCTTGTAATAAATCCTTGTTATTGAAGCTGTAATGT is a genomic window of Cryptomeria japonica chromosome 7, Sugi_1.0, whole genome shotgun sequence containing:
- the LOC131067275 gene encoding endoribonuclease Dicer homolog 1-like, which gives rise to MEGQKSSCKEHSTKGNISTINHSPSESEVLEETLEHSVNPCDGSKPKLKSAKCDCNEVTKVNQNLTCQLLTPSYESIVLDEIEEKLNYKFKSRNFLVDSYCKILERVTLNFSKCCNACKELIKLTDLKSHKLTVFFGHLVLKQAITKYLYITYPDLQSGTLTTLRSNIMSNVKLARVAIVKLQVHKHMSFQDKSLEDKVVRLIEDTNDNCEDVSPPLFFCNIVKSIAGAMFLDNSGVMLESNSYAIDKVWEKFKILLEPLATVETFEKHPATELDGLLGKSAHRVEYKDYNFKICEEEMIAVEVFIDDQMVGRGENKKKKMAKRIAARRALEYLKLKSSQKISSEKGLVSG